Genomic DNA from Alkalihalobacterium alkalinitrilicum:
TAACTTCAACAGGAGTTATTGGTGAATTTTTACAAATGGATAAAATAAGAAAAGGGATTACCGAGTTAGATCCTGAGGCGTCATTTGAAGGTGCTGAACGTTTTAATGAAGCGATTTTAACTACGGATACAGTAAAGAAACATGCTTGTTATCAAACGAAAATCGATGGAAAAGAAGTGACGATTGGTGGAGTCGCAAAGGGATCAGGAATGATTCATCCGAATATGGCGACGATGCTTGGCTTTGTAACAACAGATGCAAATATTGAAGCAGAAGATTTACAAAAAGCTTTATCCTATGTGACTGACAAAACATTTAATCGCATAACAGTTGATGGAGATACGTCAACGAATGATATGGTTGTGGTCATGGCTAGTGGGTTAGCAAATAATGAGCCTTTAACTGAAGAGCACCCAAATTGGTCAGATTTTCTTACAGCTTTAGAGAAGACGTGTGAAGGCTTATCGAAAAAGATTGCTAGAGATGGTGAAGGTGCCACAAAGCTTATTGAAGTCCAAGTACGTGGTGCGAAGAATGATGAAGAAGCAGGTAAAGTGGCAAAACAAATCGTCGGATCTGATCTAGTTAAGTCAGCGATATACGGTACAGATGCAAACTGGGGACGTATTATTTGTGCGATCGGTTATAGTGGCGCTGATATCGAACCAGAAACGATTGATATTGCACTTGGATCAATTGAAACGTTAAAGATGAGCCAGCCTGTCTCCTTTTCTGAAGAAGAAGCAACGGCGTATTTAAATAATGAAAATATTACGATAAACGTAGACTTACATGTTGGTGATGGTTTTGGAAAAGCATGGGGTTGTGATTTAACGTATGACTATGTCAGAATAAATGCCGGTTATCGTACGTAAACGATAACAAGTGAGGGGAGAACTATGAAAGAGATTGTCGTTGTTAAATGTGGAGGAAGTACAATCGGAGAACTTTCAGATGATTTTTTTCTAAGTATAAAGTCTTTAAAAGATGCAGGAAAGTCACCTGTGATCGTCCATGGCGGTGGGCCGGAAATTAACAAACTATTAACTGTAATGAAAATAGAGAGTGAATTTATAAATGGTTTACGAAAAACAACAAAAGATGTACTAGATACTGCTGAAATGGTTCTTTGCGGAAAAGTAAACAAAAATTTAGTTTTAAAGTTGCAAGAAGCAGGGTTAAATAGTATTGGATTATCAGGTTGTGATGGGAAGCTTATGACCGCTAAACCGATCGATAAAGAAAGATTAGGTTTTGTTGGTGAACCCGTTTCTGTTAATAAGCAAATGCTAGAACAGTTAATCGACAGCGATTTAGTCCCTGTTATTGCTCCAATTGGACTTGGTGAGAATGGCGAACGATATAATATCAATGCAGACACAGCTGCGGGGGTTATTGCAGACGCTTTAATTGCGAAACAGCTATTATTCGTAACAGATGTCCCAGGTATTCTAAAAAATGGAACTTTATTAGAACAAGTTACAACAGAAGAGGTAGAGCAATTAATTGAAAGTGGAACGATTTATGGTGGTATGATCCCTAAAGTAAAAGCAGCAATTAAAAGTCTACAAGGCAAGATTGAAACGGTGATGATTGTTAATGGAAAGGGAACTTCATTAACGAAACACGGTTCAATCGTTGGCACGAAAGTGATTAAAGAAAAGGTGGCCTTATCATGAGTTCGATTTTTCCAACGTATGCAAG
This window encodes:
- the argJ gene encoding bifunctional ornithine acetyltransferase/N-acetylglutamate synthase, which codes for MKTISKKVEAVIPVEGGSIVTPKGFSAAGVYTAVKKRRLDLGAIVCEVPASSAGVFTLNKIQAAPLKVTKESIAAEGKLRAIIVNSGNANACTGKKGLEDAYEMRELGAKKFSLPVHQVAVTSTGVIGEFLQMDKIRKGITELDPEASFEGAERFNEAILTTDTVKKHACYQTKIDGKEVTIGGVAKGSGMIHPNMATMLGFVTTDANIEAEDLQKALSYVTDKTFNRITVDGDTSTNDMVVVMASGLANNEPLTEEHPNWSDFLTALEKTCEGLSKKIARDGEGATKLIEVQVRGAKNDEEAGKVAKQIVGSDLVKSAIYGTDANWGRIICAIGYSGADIEPETIDIALGSIETLKMSQPVSFSEEEATAYLNNENITINVDLHVGDGFGKAWGCDLTYDYVRINAGYRT
- the argB gene encoding acetylglutamate kinase produces the protein MKEIVVVKCGGSTIGELSDDFFLSIKSLKDAGKSPVIVHGGGPEINKLLTVMKIESEFINGLRKTTKDVLDTAEMVLCGKVNKNLVLKLQEAGLNSIGLSGCDGKLMTAKPIDKERLGFVGEPVSVNKQMLEQLIDSDLVPVIAPIGLGENGERYNINADTAAGVIADALIAKQLLFVTDVPGILKNGTLLEQVTTEEVEQLIESGTIYGGMIPKVKAAIKSLQGKIETVMIVNGKGTSLTKHGSIVGTKVIKEKVALS